The uncultured Paludibaculum sp. sequence AGCTCCGAAGTGCTGGCGATAGCCGGGCAAATCTATCCATCCACCCGTGGCAACGTCACGCTGCGCGCCCGTCTGGAGAACGGCGAGATTCTCGAGGGCGAGACCCGCATCAGCCGCAGCGAATCGCCCATCCGGACGATTGAACTGCAGCCGGCTGACGCCGAGCCGATGGCGGAAACCTTGCAGGCGATCCGCCGGGCCGACCTGATCACCATGGGCCCGGGCAGCCTGTTCACCAGCGTGATTCCCAACCTGCTGGTGAAGAAGATTCCGGCGGCCATCCAGCGGTCGCCGGCGTTGAAGGCCTGCTTTGTCAACCTGATGTGGCAGCCGGGCGAGACCACGGGGATGAGCGCGGCCGACCATGTGGCGGCCATCCACCGCCATGCCGGGCGGCGTCTGGTGAACTACGCGGTGGTGAACACGGAACCCATCAGCGACACCATCCTGATGCGGTACGCACGGCAGCGCGCGATGCAGGTGGCGAACGATTACGACCGTCTGCAGGCGCTCGGTGTCGACGTGGTCTCGCTGCCGCTGCTCATGCCGGGCGAGAAGGCGCGTCACAACCCGGAGCGGATAGCCCGGGTCGCCGTCGAGTTGGCCAAGAAGGGCCGGCGCCGGATCCTTGAGCGCGCGAAGCAGAGCTGAACCCGAAGCTCGCCGACATTTACAATTGGGAGAGCCAACTATGTCTGTCTCCGTTGTCATCCTCGCCGCGGGCCTGGGCACGCGCATGAAATCGAATCTGGCCAAAGTGCTGCACCGCGCTGGTGGAGCCTGCCTGCTGGAACATGTCATCCGGTCGGCGCGCACCATTGCGGACGCCGGCCAGATTACCGCCGTGATCGGCCATCAGGCCGAGCGGGTCCGCCAGGAAGTGGCGGCCTTCGGAGTCCAGTACCAGGTGCAGACTGAGCAGAAGGGGACGGGCCATGCCTTGCGCGTTTGCGCGGGCCTGCCGGGCCTGAATCAGGGGCGCGTCGTCGTGCTTTACGGCGATTGTCCGCTGCTGTCCGCGGCGACGCTGCAGCGCCTGATTGCCGCGCATGACGCCGGCGGCCAGTCGGCGACGGTGATTACGACGCATCTCGAGAATCCGACGGGCTACGGGCGCATCCTGCGCGATGCTGACGGCAACGTGCGCTCGATCGTCGAGGAGAAGGCGGCGACGGCCGAAGAGAAGCGCGTGACCGAGATCAACTCGGGCATCTACTGCTTTGAAGCCGCCGACCTGTGGCGGCACCTGGCAAAGGTGGAACCCAATCCGGCGTCGGGCGAGATCTACCTGACGGATCTGGTGGAACTGTTGCGGGCATCCGGCCTGGCCACGGTTCCGTTGGTGATCGAGGATCCGAGCGAGATCCTGGGCATCAATACACGAGTGGATCTGGCCGAGGTCGACCGGCTGTTCCGCGACCGCAAGGCGCGCGAACTGATGCTCTCCGGTGTGACCATCGAGCGGCCGGAGACCGTGATCATCGACCACTCCGTGGAAGTGGGACGGGACACCGTGATCGGCCCGTTCGCGCAGTTGCTCGGTACGACCCGGATCGCGGCGGAGTGCCGGGTCGGGGCGATGTCGATTCTCGAGAACGCGACCATCGGCGCCGGCGCGATCGTCCACCCCTATTCCTCGATTCAGGACTCGACCCTCGAGGCGGGCGCGCATGTGGGCCCCTACGCCCGGATGAGGATGGGCGCCGTGGTGGAAGAGGGCGCGCACGTGGGCAACTTCGTCGAACTGAAGAAGACGCGGCTGGGCGCGGGTTCGAAGTCGATGCATCTGGCCTATCTGGGCGACGCGACCATCGGCAGCAACGTAAACATCGGCGCGGGGACGATCACCTGCAACTACGACGGCCAGAAGAAGAGCCCGACGCTGATCGGAGACGGCGCATTTGTGGGCAGCAATTCGACGCTGGTCGCACCGGTGGAGATCGGTGCGGGCAGCTATGTCGGTGCGGGCAGCGTGATCACCAAGGAAGTGCCGCCGGACGCACTGGGCATCGGCCGCGGTCGCCAGGAAAACAAGGAAGGCTGGGCGAAGGCCCGGCGCGAGAAGAAGAAAAGTTAGAGCACCAGCGCAGGGTGATAGAGGTTCGGCATGACAATCTCGCCGATCGCTATCAGTTCGCCGTCGCGATTCAGGGCCTTCACATAACGGCAGGCGCCGCGATCCCGAAAGGGCGAGACACGGAAGTCGCGCCCCTGGCGGATCTGCGTCTCGGTGATCTGGTCGATGGATTCAGCCGGAAACTCAGGCAACAGCTCACCCGAAGGGATGAGCGCCTCG is a genomic window containing:
- the glmU gene encoding bifunctional UDP-N-acetylglucosamine diphosphorylase/glucosamine-1-phosphate N-acetyltransferase GlmU: MSVSVVILAAGLGTRMKSNLAKVLHRAGGACLLEHVIRSARTIADAGQITAVIGHQAERVRQEVAAFGVQYQVQTEQKGTGHALRVCAGLPGLNQGRVVVLYGDCPLLSAATLQRLIAAHDAGGQSATVITTHLENPTGYGRILRDADGNVRSIVEEKAATAEEKRVTEINSGIYCFEAADLWRHLAKVEPNPASGEIYLTDLVELLRASGLATVPLVIEDPSEILGINTRVDLAEVDRLFRDRKARELMLSGVTIERPETVIIDHSVEVGRDTVIGPFAQLLGTTRIAAECRVGAMSILENATIGAGAIVHPYSSIQDSTLEAGAHVGPYARMRMGAVVEEGAHVGNFVELKKTRLGAGSKSMHLAYLGDATIGSNVNIGAGTITCNYDGQKKSPTLIGDGAFVGSNSTLVAPVEIGAGSYVGAGSVITKEVPPDALGIGRGRQENKEGWAKARREKKKS
- a CDS encoding gluconeogenesis factor YvcK family protein, whose protein sequence is MPSKRPVSPVRSKQGEGFPTRRAEPLRIVSIGGGTGLSTLLKGLKHYTPHVDQQPLSPPVEITAVVTVTDDGGSSGRLRREFDILPPGDIRNCMVALSEDEALLTKLFSYRFDSGRGLKGHSFGNLFLAVLTQITGDFSQAVRLSSEVLAIAGQIYPSTRGNVTLRARLENGEILEGETRISRSESPIRTIELQPADAEPMAETLQAIRRADLITMGPGSLFTSVIPNLLVKKIPAAIQRSPALKACFVNLMWQPGETTGMSAADHVAAIHRHAGRRLVNYAVVNTEPISDTILMRYARQRAMQVANDYDRLQALGVDVVSLPLLMPGEKARHNPERIARVAVELAKKGRRRILERAKQS